One window of the Natrinema sp. CBA1119 genome contains the following:
- a CDS encoding cobyrinic acid a,c-diamide synthase encodes MKGFVLGGVSSGVGKTVATLSIVQALEDAGHEVQPAKAGPDFIDPSHHEAIAGRPSRTLDRWLEGADGLRRNYRRGEGDVCVVEGVMGLYDGDGSSTAMVAEALDLPVVLVVDAKAGMESVAATALGFREYAETIGRDIEVAGVVAQRAHGGRHEQGIRDALPDDMEFFGRIPPNDDLGIPDRHLGLEMGAEAALPRDALREAAESLAAERLADVAREPPAPESPSPSVASAESVDATIAVASDAAFCFRYPATIERFRERAELVTFSPVAGDAVPDADAVYLPGGYPELHAAELESAGTLSELGDLAADGMPVLGECGGLMAMSQSLTTVDGERSEMAGILPADVTMHDRYQALDHVELEATGGTLTAHAGETIRGHEFHYSSAAVDGDASFAFETVRGDGIDGDHDGLTEYESLGTYVHVHPESGAFDRFLERVSTN; translated from the coding sequence ATGAAGGGGTTCGTCCTCGGCGGCGTCAGCTCCGGCGTCGGGAAGACGGTCGCGACGCTGTCGATCGTGCAGGCCCTCGAGGACGCCGGCCACGAGGTCCAGCCCGCCAAAGCGGGGCCGGACTTCATCGATCCGAGCCATCACGAAGCGATCGCGGGGCGTCCCTCCCGCACGCTCGATCGCTGGCTCGAGGGCGCGGACGGTCTCCGTCGGAACTACCGGCGCGGCGAGGGCGACGTCTGCGTCGTCGAGGGAGTCATGGGGCTCTACGACGGCGACGGCTCGAGTACTGCGATGGTCGCCGAAGCGCTCGATCTCCCCGTCGTCCTCGTGGTCGACGCGAAGGCGGGCATGGAGAGCGTCGCGGCGACCGCACTGGGATTCCGCGAATACGCCGAGACGATCGGGCGGGACATCGAGGTCGCCGGCGTCGTCGCCCAGCGCGCCCACGGCGGTCGCCACGAACAGGGGATCCGCGACGCGCTGCCAGACGACATGGAGTTCTTCGGTCGAATTCCGCCGAACGACGACCTCGGGATTCCCGACCGACATCTGGGCCTCGAGATGGGGGCAGAGGCCGCGCTGCCGCGAGACGCGCTGCGGGAGGCCGCCGAATCGCTCGCGGCCGAGCGGCTGGCGGACGTCGCGAGGGAGCCGCCCGCTCCCGAGTCACCGTCGCCGAGCGTCGCGAGCGCGGAATCGGTCGACGCCACGATCGCCGTCGCCAGCGACGCCGCGTTTTGCTTCCGGTATCCCGCGACGATCGAGCGGTTCCGCGAGCGGGCCGAACTGGTCACGTTCTCGCCAGTCGCGGGTGACGCCGTCCCGGACGCGGATGCCGTCTATCTTCCCGGCGGCTATCCCGAACTCCACGCCGCGGAACTCGAGTCGGCGGGCACCCTCTCGGAGCTCGGTGACCTCGCGGCTGATGGGATGCCGGTACTCGGCGAGTGCGGCGGCCTGATGGCGATGAGCCAGTCGCTGACGACGGTCGACGGCGAACGGAGCGAGATGGCCGGCATTCTCCCTGCAGACGTCACCATGCACGACCGCTATCAGGCGCTCGATCACGTCGAACTCGAGGCCACCGGCGGAACGCTGACCGCACACGCCGGGGAGACGATACGGGGCCACGAGTTCCACTACTCGAGCGCCGCGGTCGACGGCGATGCCAGCTTCGCCTTCGAGACGGTTCGTGGCGACGGCATTGACGGCGACCACGATGGATTGACCGAGTACGAGTCGCTGGGAACCTACGTTCACGTCCATCCCGAGAGCGGGGCGTTCGATCGGTTCCTCGAGCGCGTCTCAACGAACTGA
- the cbiG gene encoding cobalt-precorrin 5A hydrolase encodes MSSGTENADTTDDSSTDSGGGHCSTADSDGEVAEEIAIVSFGRKMDTAEEIKAEIGDRYEAIDIIEYHGDVFEEHWGEYDCFIGLMASGIAMRKTAHLLDDKWEDPAICVVDEELTWAIPITGGHHGANQVAQDLATMGAVPAMTTASEAAGKQGVESRAKAMDTHVVNGDSTVKTNLAVLDENLGPVARLEGPKAVLVGDDVTVLKRNMDDGIVIGTGSVSGASTESFIAAWEEALEQTDYDLSDVEFVGTATRKEDEEGLLEAAQKLDLGVVAFDKETLLEHEGPTPSKSKELIGWPGVSEASAIAGGAEQELVLEKIGYENEVTVAIGR; translated from the coding sequence ATGAGTTCAGGAACTGAGAACGCGGATACGACGGACGACTCGAGTACGGATTCCGGCGGCGGCCACTGTTCGACGGCGGATTCGGACGGCGAGGTCGCGGAGGAGATCGCGATCGTCTCCTTCGGTCGGAAGATGGACACCGCCGAGGAGATCAAAGCCGAGATCGGCGATCGCTACGAGGCGATCGACATCATCGAGTACCACGGCGACGTCTTCGAGGAGCACTGGGGCGAGTACGACTGCTTCATCGGCCTCATGGCTTCGGGAATCGCGATGCGGAAGACGGCCCACCTGCTCGACGACAAGTGGGAGGACCCCGCGATCTGCGTCGTCGACGAGGAGCTGACGTGGGCCATTCCGATCACGGGCGGCCACCACGGCGCGAACCAGGTCGCACAGGACCTGGCGACGATGGGGGCCGTCCCGGCGATGACCACCGCTTCCGAGGCGGCCGGCAAGCAGGGCGTCGAGTCCCGCGCGAAGGCGATGGACACCCACGTCGTCAACGGCGATTCGACGGTGAAGACGAACCTCGCCGTCCTCGATGAGAACCTCGGTCCCGTGGCTCGGCTCGAGGGCCCGAAAGCCGTCCTCGTCGGCGACGACGTGACCGTCCTGAAGCGCAACATGGACGACGGGATCGTCATCGGCACCGGCAGCGTCTCCGGTGCGAGCACGGAGTCGTTCATCGCCGCGTGGGAGGAAGCCCTCGAGCAGACCGACTACGATCTCTCCGACGTGGAGTTCGTCGGGACTGCGACCCGGAAGGAAGACGAGGAAGGGCTGCTCGAGGCTGCCCAGAAACTCGACCTCGGTGTGGTCGCCTTCGACAAGGAGACGCTGCTCGAGCACGAGGGACCGACCCCCTCGAAGTCGAAGGAGCTGATCGGCTGGCCCGGCGTCTCCGAGGCCTCCGCGATCGCGGGCGGTGCCGAACAGGAACTCGTCCTCGAGAAGATCGGCTACGAGAACGAGGTCACGGTGGCGATCGGTCGATGA
- a CDS encoding cobalamin biosynthesis protein: MSDAESATEIEVPSDPLAGHAATAYFWGHVAGSGDVSDDSIEVVTNDEASAQVLAAVAGGDLEHDTTTRDYAHDTSITRTEDEYTLSIGDDGDGGGSGESDDAGLLGRSGALGLPVDGRGNYRFGAFSSYDRELLRGLLEGCGTICFKSSSGTVGISFVHDDEELLEFARELIAECPIDAPMGDLSETSSGGYWFGVDDDAAPDFGTWLYENCEETGLFAPSRRRKLEKSLEQASAYDGDET, encoded by the coding sequence ATGAGCGACGCGGAATCCGCGACCGAGATCGAGGTCCCGTCGGACCCGCTGGCCGGCCACGCCGCGACGGCGTACTTCTGGGGTCACGTCGCCGGGAGCGGCGACGTTTCGGACGACAGCATCGAGGTCGTCACCAACGACGAGGCGTCCGCGCAGGTGCTTGCTGCGGTCGCGGGCGGCGACCTCGAGCACGACACGACCACTCGCGACTACGCCCACGACACCTCGATCACGCGGACCGAAGACGAGTACACGCTCTCGATCGGCGATGACGGTGACGGAGGTGGAAGCGGCGAGAGCGACGATGCCGGCCTGCTCGGGCGCAGCGGCGCGCTCGGCCTCCCCGTCGACGGCCGCGGGAACTACCGCTTCGGCGCGTTCTCGAGCTACGATCGGGAACTGCTCCGCGGGCTGCTCGAGGGCTGTGGCACCATCTGCTTCAAGTCCTCGAGTGGTACCGTCGGCATCTCGTTCGTCCACGATGACGAGGAGTTGCTCGAGTTTGCCCGTGAGCTGATCGCGGAGTGCCCCATCGATGCTCCGATGGGCGACCTCTCGGAAACCTCGTCGGGCGGCTACTGGTTCGGCGTCGACGACGACGCCGCGCCCGACTTCGGCACGTGGCTCTACGAGAACTGCGAGGAAACCGGCCTGTTCGCGCCGAGTCGCCGCCGCAAACTCGAGAAGAGCCTCGAGCAGGCGTCGGCGTACGACGGCGACGAGACGTAG
- the cobJ gene encoding precorrin-3B C(17)-methyltransferase, with product MSTDTNADAESTSKCGASSTESSSSEASTDSSSSCGASTSTDDSSGSTCGASSSSGSSSSSSSCGASSSDDDSSNEKEVGSTVDDFDAEPGQLSAVGLGPGHPEGMTDRAKTALLEADHIVGYTTYIDLIPDEITEEADELYDTPMCGEVSRTEEAIDRALAGHDVAIVGSGDPNVYALGGLALEILESKGATASMVDFEAVPGVPAAQSCAARLGAPLVNDTVSISLSDHLVPMPEIESRLHSAAKESFTITIYNPWSRKRRENFEKACEILLAHRDADTPVGIVHGAGRDDEQVLITELGELEELGESEIVDMTTTIVVGNEDTYVWDDRMVTPRGYETKYDY from the coding sequence ATGAGTACTGATACCAACGCGGACGCCGAATCGACTTCGAAATGCGGTGCCTCGAGCACGGAGAGCTCCTCCAGCGAGGCGAGTACCGATAGCTCGAGCAGCTGCGGCGCATCGACCAGCACAGACGACTCGAGTGGCTCCACGTGCGGAGCCTCCTCGAGTTCCGGTTCCTCGTCGTCCTCGAGTAGCTGCGGGGCCTCGAGTTCGGACGACGATAGCTCCAACGAGAAGGAGGTCGGCTCGACGGTCGACGACTTCGACGCCGAGCCGGGCCAGCTGAGCGCCGTCGGCCTCGGTCCCGGCCACCCGGAGGGGATGACCGACCGCGCGAAGACGGCGCTGCTCGAGGCCGACCACATCGTCGGCTACACGACCTACATCGACCTCATTCCGGACGAGATCACCGAAGAAGCCGACGAGCTGTACGACACGCCGATGTGCGGCGAAGTGTCGCGAACGGAGGAGGCGATCGATCGCGCGCTGGCGGGCCACGACGTCGCCATCGTCGGCAGCGGCGACCCCAACGTCTACGCGCTGGGCGGCCTCGCACTCGAGATCCTCGAGTCCAAGGGCGCGACGGCGTCGATGGTCGACTTCGAGGCCGTGCCGGGCGTCCCGGCGGCCCAGTCCTGTGCGGCCCGGCTGGGCGCGCCGCTGGTCAACGACACCGTCTCGATCTCGCTGTCGGATCACCTCGTCCCGATGCCCGAGATCGAGTCGCGACTCCACTCCGCGGCCAAGGAATCGTTCACGATCACGATCTACAACCCCTGGAGCCGCAAGCGCCGGGAGAACTTCGAGAAGGCCTGCGAGATCCTGCTGGCGCACCGCGACGCGGACACGCCGGTCGGCATCGTCCACGGCGCCGGCCGCGACGACGAGCAGGTGCTGATCACCGAACTCGGCGAACTCGAGGAACTCGGCGAGAGCGAGATCGTCGACATGACGACGACGATCGTCGTCGGCAACGAGGACACCTACGTCTGGGACGACCGGATGGTGACCCCGCGCGGCTACGAGACGAAGTACGACTACTGA
- a CDS encoding nucleotidyltransferase domain-containing protein, producing MQHHSSGDRSTDRNESAGAAIGLALPVRDPGLFKHSAGPHVLNFLSDNPDIDVSVRQLATVTPVSERATRDAVDALEANDLVETFHEGNARRVHINRTRLDRPNDPIRSVPQTRFQTPVRVAQQYIDDELDRVEGIVLFGSVARGEADRQSDIDLWILVDGDHLQRRHEANKLANRLADLRIPPTVAAADATAADFDSNWGEIKTRLEAEDQQWASAERYSFEMVVETPQSIIGQSDRVDAEKLFGEGITLRSTETLERVKLEVLADE from the coding sequence ATGCAACATCACAGTTCCGGAGATCGATCGACCGACCGGAACGAATCGGCGGGTGCCGCCATCGGGTTAGCGCTTCCCGTACGGGATCCTGGGCTTTTCAAACACAGTGCCGGCCCGCACGTTCTCAATTTCCTCAGCGATAACCCCGACATCGACGTTTCGGTTCGCCAACTCGCGACGGTGACGCCGGTGAGCGAGCGCGCGACGCGGGACGCGGTCGACGCACTCGAGGCCAACGACCTCGTCGAAACGTTTCACGAGGGAAATGCGCGGCGGGTCCACATCAACCGGACGCGACTCGACCGGCCGAACGACCCGATACGCAGCGTCCCACAGACCCGATTTCAGACGCCCGTTCGCGTCGCACAACAGTACATCGACGATGAACTCGACCGCGTCGAAGGGATCGTACTGTTCGGGAGCGTCGCCCGCGGGGAGGCCGACCGGCAGTCGGATATCGACCTCTGGATACTCGTCGACGGGGACCACCTGCAACGGCGACACGAAGCGAACAAACTCGCGAACCGTCTCGCTGATCTCCGGATCCCGCCGACCGTCGCGGCCGCGGACGCGACGGCTGCTGACTTCGATTCCAACTGGGGAGAGATCAAAACCCGACTCGAGGCTGAGGACCAGCAATGGGCGTCAGCAGAGCGGTATTCCTTCGAGATGGTCGTCGAAACACCCCAATCGATTATCGGTCAATCGGACCGGGTCGACGCCGAGAAACTGTTCGGTGAAGGCATCACGCTCCGATCCACGGAAACGCTCGAGCGGGTCAAACTGGAGGTACTCGCCGATGAGTGA
- a CDS encoding rubredoxin-like domain-containing protein, which produces MQPETDHPSNADELRNKDETEIPIGEAQEPESRGSTMWRCRSCGEMGRLEGELPEACPGCAAPREELYYWVAD; this is translated from the coding sequence ATGCAGCCCGAAACCGACCACCCGTCGAACGCGGACGAACTGCGTAACAAAGACGAGACCGAGATCCCGATCGGCGAGGCCCAGGAGCCCGAGAGCCGCGGGAGCACCATGTGGCGCTGTCGGTCCTGCGGCGAGATGGGACGGCTCGAGGGGGAGCTGCCGGAGGCGTGTCCCGGGTGCGCCGCACCGCGGGAGGAACTGTACTACTGGGTTGCCGACTGA
- the cbiT gene encoding precorrin-6Y C5,15-methyltransferase (decarboxylating) subunit CbiT codes for MPPIALPHDAKAGPTKSEVRAVVGSKLALEPDDHFAEVGSCTGAVTIEAAQRAGRVTALERKPERLETTEKNLAANEESVRADVELRNAEAPEGLPDDADALFLGGSRNFEEVLDHAVETETDRVIMNVSRLEVAGKATEAFRERDLLEEVVQFQVSHGYELAGATSFNSDNPVYMLVGSATPDGETDGDDGEKVVADGSGGERFAESRSSSEQRSGVGRIATGDSKARGAER; via the coding sequence ATGCCACCCATCGCGCTGCCACACGACGCGAAGGCCGGACCGACTAAGTCGGAGGTCCGCGCTGTCGTCGGCTCGAAGCTCGCGCTCGAGCCGGACGACCACTTCGCGGAGGTCGGCTCCTGTACGGGGGCCGTCACGATCGAAGCCGCACAGCGAGCCGGGCGAGTGACTGCCCTCGAGCGGAAACCCGAGCGACTCGAGACGACCGAGAAGAACCTCGCCGCGAACGAGGAGTCGGTCCGCGCCGACGTCGAACTGCGAAACGCGGAAGCGCCTGAGGGGCTGCCCGACGACGCCGACGCGCTCTTTCTCGGCGGAAGCCGCAACTTCGAGGAAGTGCTCGATCACGCCGTCGAGACCGAAACCGATCGCGTGATCATGAACGTGTCGCGACTCGAGGTCGCCGGCAAAGCGACCGAAGCCTTCCGAGAGCGGGACTTGCTCGAGGAGGTCGTCCAGTTTCAGGTGAGCCACGGCTACGAACTCGCCGGCGCGACGAGTTTCAACTCGGATAACCCGGTGTACATGCTGGTCGGGAGCGCGACACCCGACGGAGAGACTGACGGCGACGACGGCGAGAAAGTCGTCGCGGACGGAAGCGGCGGTGAGCGATTCGCTGAATCGCGATCCTCGTCGGAGCAGCGCTCCGGCGTAGGTCGAATCGCTACAGGCGATTCGAAAGCGCGAGGTGCCGAGCGATGA
- a CDS encoding cobalt-factor II C(20)-methyltransferase, producing MTLYGVGLGPGEADLVTVRGKEVLEECDVVYSPGRLSRTVALNHVDESKIGDLDFPMTKDEEKLRTAWKAAAAEIAPNARDGDVAFVTLGDPNVYSTFGHLRRTIDAFHPDVELEIVPGVSAVTAFATAMGVEIEAGAGLSLREAASGASPTGPDRMILFKVTDAPATHEGLLEAGYDVTYGRRLFMEQGETLVTDDPGEIDERDYYTLAYAEKDGLEVEQATAAFQTDDEGGSDETTADGEPVTDGGRLIEIEHAEGCEGGDCGGHRGGHR from the coding sequence ATGACGCTCTACGGCGTCGGACTCGGCCCCGGCGAGGCCGACCTCGTCACGGTTCGCGGGAAGGAGGTCCTCGAGGAGTGTGACGTGGTGTACTCGCCGGGCCGCTTATCGCGGACGGTCGCGCTGAACCACGTCGACGAGTCGAAGATCGGGGACCTCGATTTCCCGATGACGAAAGACGAAGAGAAGTTGCGAACGGCGTGGAAGGCGGCCGCGGCGGAGATCGCCCCGAACGCCCGCGACGGTGACGTCGCCTTCGTGACGCTTGGCGATCCCAACGTCTACTCGACGTTTGGTCACCTGCGCCGGACGATCGACGCCTTTCACCCGGACGTCGAGTTGGAGATCGTCCCCGGCGTGAGCGCGGTGACGGCCTTCGCGACCGCGATGGGGGTCGAGATCGAGGCCGGTGCGGGGCTCTCTTTGCGAGAAGCTGCAAGCGGGGCGAGTCCGACCGGTCCGGATCGAATGATCCTGTTCAAGGTCACCGACGCGCCGGCGACTCACGAGGGCCTCCTCGAGGCCGGCTACGACGTCACCTACGGCCGTCGGCTGTTCATGGAGCAAGGCGAGACCCTGGTGACGGACGATCCTGGAGAAATCGACGAGCGCGATTACTATACGTTGGCGTACGCCGAGAAGGACGGCCTCGAGGTCGAGCAGGCGACGGCAGCCTTCCAGACCGACGACGAGGGGGGGTCAGACGAAACGACCGCAGACGGTGAGCCGGTGACCGACGGCGGTCGGCTAATCGAGATCGAGCACGCTGAAGGCTGCGAGGGCGGCGACTGTGGCGGACACCGCGGAGGACACCGATGA
- a CDS encoding beta-ketoacyl-ACP reductase, which produces MAETMQRLEPLERRPLTDRTCLVTGSSRGIGREIAFEFARSGADVAVNYRSAEDRALEVTETIEANGETSVPVQADISEPQEVERMAETIHEELGEIDVLVNNAGITIDRTFEDMTYEDWQTVIDVNLNGTFNCTKAFYEDIKTSDHGRLINISSVVGQQGNYGQANYATSKGGLFAFTRTLALELASHGSTANCVAPGFTETDMLEKVPERVQEKIREDIPLGRFATTEDIVGMVRFLVGDQAEYMTGQVLGINGGMEW; this is translated from the coding sequence ATGGCCGAAACGATGCAGCGCCTCGAGCCCCTGGAGCGCCGTCCACTGACCGACCGAACCTGTCTCGTCACCGGGTCCTCACGGGGGATCGGTCGCGAGATCGCGTTCGAATTCGCCCGTAGTGGGGCCGATGTGGCAGTGAACTATCGATCGGCTGAGGACCGCGCGCTGGAGGTAACGGAGACGATCGAAGCCAACGGCGAGACGTCCGTCCCCGTGCAGGCGGACATCTCCGAACCGCAGGAGGTCGAACGGATGGCCGAGACGATTCACGAGGAACTGGGCGAGATCGACGTCCTCGTCAACAACGCGGGGATCACGATCGACCGCACGTTCGAGGACATGACCTACGAGGACTGGCAAACCGTTATCGACGTCAACCTCAACGGGACGTTCAACTGCACGAAAGCGTTCTACGAGGACATCAAGACCTCCGATCACGGCCGACTGATCAACATCTCGAGCGTCGTCGGCCAGCAGGGCAACTACGGACAGGCCAACTATGCGACCTCGAAGGGGGGCCTGTTCGCCTTTACCCGGACGCTAGCCCTCGAGTTGGCCAGCCACGGCTCCACGGCGAACTGCGTCGCACCGGGTTTCACGGAGACGGACATGCTCGAGAAGGTTCCCGAGCGAGTCCAGGAGAAGATCCGGGAAGATATTCCGCTGGGCCGGTTCGCAACGACCGAGGACATCGTCGGGATGGTCCGGTTCCTCGTCGGCGATCAGGCGGAGTACATGACCGGGCAGGTCCTCGGGATCAACGGTGGCATGGAGTGGTAG
- a CDS encoding cobalt-precorrin-4/precorrin-4 C(11)-methyltransferase, whose amino-acid sequence MTDETPNDPQDAIDSQGEARREELDDRIFEHSAGDEQEGIPFVGAGPGNPRLLTVAGKELLEEADLVVHAGSLVNSELLDEYCGHAELVNSVGKDLEELIPLMRDAYEEGKNVVRLHSGDPAIYGAALEQMDALEHEGVPTHFIPGVTSAFAASATLRTQLTLNEVSNHVSFTRPQGKTLTPEEDHISDFVEMGDVTTCIYLGTHAVRDTMDRLLEDDHDPETPVAVIYHASWPDEDVIIGSIGDIADKVEEAGYRASALVVIGDAVTGAGYERSFLYGDWANRSSSGNAGETEASDD is encoded by the coding sequence ATGACTGACGAGACACCGAACGACCCGCAGGACGCGATTGACTCGCAAGGCGAAGCCCGCCGCGAGGAACTCGACGACCGGATCTTCGAACACAGCGCCGGCGACGAACAGGAGGGAATTCCCTTCGTCGGTGCCGGCCCCGGCAACCCGCGCTTGCTGACCGTCGCCGGGAAGGAACTGCTCGAGGAAGCCGACCTCGTCGTCCACGCGGGCTCGCTGGTCAACAGCGAACTGTTGGACGAGTACTGTGGCCACGCCGAGTTGGTCAATTCGGTGGGCAAGGACCTCGAGGAACTGATCCCGCTGATGCGGGATGCCTATGAGGAGGGGAAAAACGTGGTGCGACTCCACAGCGGCGATCCAGCCATCTACGGGGCCGCGCTCGAGCAGATGGACGCGCTGGAACACGAGGGCGTCCCGACTCACTTCATCCCGGGCGTCACGTCGGCGTTCGCGGCCAGCGCGACGCTGCGGACCCAACTGACGCTCAACGAAGTGTCGAACCACGTCTCCTTCACCCGGCCGCAGGGGAAGACCCTGACGCCCGAGGAGGACCACATCTCCGACTTCGTCGAGATGGGCGACGTGACGACCTGCATCTACCTCGGGACCCACGCGGTTCGGGACACGATGGATCGGTTGCTCGAGGACGATCACGACCCCGAGACGCCGGTCGCGGTGATCTACCACGCCTCGTGGCCGGACGAGGACGTGATCATCGGCTCGATCGGCGATATTGCCGATAAAGTGGAGGAGGCGGGCTATCGCGCCTCGGCGCTGGTCGTCATCGGCGACGCGGTGACCGGCGCGGGCTACGAGCGCTCCTTCCTCTACGGCGACTGGGCGAACCGCAGTTCTTCGGGAAATGCAGGCGAGACGGAGGCGAGCGATGATTGA
- a CDS encoding DNA-binding protein, whose product MSDPIELLERIDAAADAFGHAHGRPTFEPELNAAPDADDGEVQTQKACRLLELTNRIDDVGDYYGAILEHSFIIIEHTFQGYLLAVTGTDVNELRNHTSPYEFAKGQVPLEDETIDSLKALYDARRTEHYYGTTVTTEAQVRTMRSVAATVHERVVTFDHDIEQFCLCSSLE is encoded by the coding sequence ATGAGTGACCCCATCGAACTACTGGAGCGAATCGACGCGGCCGCGGACGCCTTCGGACACGCCCACGGTCGGCCGACGTTCGAACCGGAACTAAACGCGGCTCCCGACGCCGACGACGGTGAAGTCCAGACCCAGAAAGCGTGTCGCCTTCTCGAACTGACGAACCGAATCGACGACGTCGGTGACTACTACGGAGCTATTCTGGAGCATTCGTTTATCATTATCGAGCATACGTTTCAGGGATATCTACTAGCGGTGACCGGAACCGATGTGAACGAACTGCGGAATCACACGTCGCCGTACGAGTTCGCGAAAGGGCAGGTCCCGCTCGAAGACGAAACGATCGATTCGCTGAAAGCGCTGTACGACGCTCGTCGGACCGAACACTACTACGGAACGACCGTGACGACGGAGGCACAAGTGCGTACGATGCGATCGGTGGCAGCGACCGTTCACGAACGTGTCGTTACGTTCGACCACGACATCGAGCAGTTCTGTCTCTGTTCGTCGCTCGAGTAA
- a CDS encoding ferredoxin, whose product MSRYEVTIEKDACDGIFACLTRDPRFVEGEDGLATIDPGADPVYDCEGEVTDTDERVVATFDDDRIDEAQQAAAACPTDAIIVEEVGE is encoded by the coding sequence ATGTCACGATACGAAGTTACCATCGAGAAAGACGCCTGCGACGGCATCTTCGCCTGCCTGACCCGCGACCCGCGATTCGTCGAGGGCGAGGACGGCCTCGCGACGATCGACCCCGGCGCGGATCCGGTCTACGACTGCGAGGGCGAGGTCACCGACACCGACGAACGGGTCGTCGCGACGTTCGACGACGACCGCATCGACGAGGCCCAGCAGGCCGCCGCGGCCTGTCCGACGGACGCGATCATCGTCGAGGAGGTGGGCGAATGA
- a CDS encoding precorrin-3B C(17)-methyltransferase yields the protein MSSDAEATEMDANADAAGGTPDDHGTLYVVGIGPGLPDHMTKRAKEVIESSEVVIASSLYQEFLRDDGTLLPEEATDDDGIAIRDDGFEQEIIRSTMGRQIELARAAFEYVREGKDVAHVSGGDPSVYGKSDLIFKMADEDDATDIPIEIVPGLTAALGGSANVGAPLCNDFCTVSLSDKWRGWDEIEEKLRAAAISDFVIVLYNCWRNYEKAVDIVREERTDDAAVAIVNDAGREDAGRNGESQFITTLGEAADHDDKVSGMGTSLIIGNHETETWRNDDRTYLVTPRGGRDVDDF from the coding sequence ATGAGTTCGGACGCTGAGGCCACCGAGATGGACGCGAACGCGGACGCCGCCGGCGGTACCCCCGACGACCACGGCACCCTCTACGTCGTCGGCATCGGCCCCGGCCTGCCCGACCACATGACCAAGCGGGCCAAGGAGGTCATCGAGTCCTCGGAGGTCGTCATCGCCTCGAGCCTCTACCAGGAGTTCCTGCGCGACGACGGAACCCTGCTACCGGAGGAGGCGACGGACGACGATGGCATCGCGATCCGAGACGACGGTTTCGAACAGGAGATCATCCGCTCGACGATGGGCCGCCAGATCGAACTCGCCCGCGCGGCGTTCGAGTACGTCCGCGAAGGGAAGGACGTGGCCCACGTCTCCGGCGGCGATCCGTCGGTCTACGGCAAGTCCGACCTCATCTTCAAAATGGCCGACGAGGACGACGCGACCGATATTCCGATCGAGATCGTCCCCGGCCTGACGGCGGCACTGGGCGGGTCGGCCAACGTCGGCGCGCCGCTGTGCAACGACTTCTGTACGGTCTCGCTGTCGGACAAGTGGCGCGGCTGGGACGAGATCGAGGAGAAACTTCGCGCAGCAGCGATCAGTGACTTCGTGATCGTCCTCTACAACTGCTGGCGGAATTACGAGAAAGCGGTTGACATCGTCCGCGAAGAGCGGACTGACGACGCCGCCGTGGCCATCGTCAACGACGCCGGCCGGGAAGACGCCGGCCGCAACGGCGAGAGCCAGTTCATCACCACCCTCGGCGAGGCCGCCGACCACGACGACAAGGTGTCGGGGATGGGCACCTCGCTGATCATCGGCAACCACGAGACCGAGACCTGGCGCAACGACGACCGAACGTACCTCGTCACCCCGCGCGGCGGGCGTGACGTCGACGACTTCTGA